The following coding sequences are from one Eucalyptus grandis isolate ANBG69807.140 chromosome 11, ASM1654582v1, whole genome shotgun sequence window:
- the LOC104424637 gene encoding autophagy-related protein 8i: MTSFKDEFTFEERLDESRDIIAKYPNRVPVVVERYSRTKLPDMEKKKFLVPRDMSVGQFIYILSSRLRVPPGKALFVFVKNTLPQTASLMDSVYESYKDEDGFLYMCYSSEKTFGSQIM, translated from the exons ATGACCTCCTTCAAGGACGAGTTCACATTCG AGGAAAGGTTGGACGAGTCGCGCGACATCATCGCCAAGTACCCCAACCGCGTCCCC GTAGTTGTGGAGAGATATTCGAGAACGAAACTTCCTGACATGGAGAAAAAGAA ATTTTTGGTTCCTCGAGACATGTCCGTCGGACAGTTCATCTACATCTTGAGCAGCAGGCTTCGCGTGCCTCCTGGAAAAGCTCTGTTCGTCTTTGTAAAGAACACACTGCCGCAGACAG CCAGTTTGATGGACTCTGTATATGAATCATATAAGGACGAGGACGGATTTCTGTACATGTGTTACAGTAGTGAGAAAACCTTTGGCTCGCAAATAATGTAG